The Populus alba chromosome 4, ASM523922v2, whole genome shotgun sequence genome contains a region encoding:
- the LOC118055120 gene encoding plant cysteine oxidase 2, translating to MGIETSVANKKVKQVCELAKDKIPIPNSNLNPKTNTNGKGKRGRRRHHKKMVAVSPVQKLFNTCNEVFDSCSTGIIPSSDNIQKLKAVLDNFKPADVGLFPEMPHFQASVAGRTPVIRYLHLHECDKFSMGIFCLPPSGVIPLHNHPGMTVFSKLLFGTMHIKSYDWVADVPATKQTEVRLAKVKVNSKLTAPCNTSILYPTDGGNMHCFTAVTACAVLDVLGPPYSVPDGRHCQYYLDFPFANFSVNGVSIPEEEKEGYAWLQEREKPEDLTFVGELYGGPAIVEK from the exons ATGGGGATTGAGACAAGTGTGGCTAATAAGAAAGTAAAACAAGTTTGTGAATTGGCCAAGGATAAGATTCCGATTCCGAACTCGAATTTGAATCCGAAAACCAATACGAATGGCAAGGGAAAGAGAGGCCGGCGGCGGCACCATAAGAAGATGGTGGCTGTATCGCCGGTTCAGAAGCTGTTTAACACCTGCAATGAAGTGTTTGACTCTTGTAGCACTGGAATTATTCCTTCTTCTGATAATATCCAAAAGCTAAAGGCAGTTTTGG ATAACTTCAAGCCTGCTGATGTTGGTCTCTTCCCTGAAATGCCACATTTTCAAGCTTCTGTGGCTGGGAGAACTCCGGTGATAAGATACCTGCATCTCCATGAATGTGACAAATTCTCT ATGGGAATCTTCTGCTTGCCACCATCAGGCGTCATTCCACTTCATAATCATCCTGGAATGACTGTATTTAGCAAACTTCTCTTTGGGACTATGCACATAAAATCATATGACTGGGTAGCCGATGTCCCTGCCA CAAAGCAGACTGAGGTTCGTCTGGCCAAGGTCAAGGTCAACTCGAAATTAACCGCTCCGTGCAACACCTCTATCCTTTACCCTACTGATGGAGGCAACATGCATTGCTTTACAGCAGTGACAGCTTGTGCAGTCCTAGATGTGCTAGGCCCTCCATACTCTGTTCCTGATGGTCGGCATTGCCAATACTACCTCGACTTCCCATTTGCCAATTTCTCAG TGAATGGAGTATCAATTCCTGAAGAGGAGAAGGAAGGCTATGCCTGGCTTCAAGAGAGGGAGAAACCTGAGGACTTGACTTTTGTAGGAGAActatatggaggtccagcaatCGTGGAGAAGTGA